From the genome of Alphaproteobacteria bacterium:
TGACGGCCCGGTCCTATCAGCCGCTGGCCGCGGGCACGTCGATTAGCGTCCAGTCGGCGAACGACACCGATCAGTCTGAGCGCCTCAAGGCATCGATTGAGGCGTCGCTTCGTGACCGCGGCTATAAGGTTTCGGACGACAGCCCGCTCGTACTCGAATTCTACGGCAGCGAAGTGCTCGGCAATCAGGTGACTGAAAAGCCGACCGGCGCGCTCGCCCTGCAAAACGTCACCCCGGAAACCGATCGATCCAACGCAGGCGGGTTGCTCGACAGCATCAACAGCAGCTTGTTCGGTGGGAAAGGCGAGGGCGTCTCGAACCAGCCGGATACTCAGCCGCCCGTGCGTCAGGTCCATCTTTCGATGACCCTCTCGGATCGAAAAGCGGCGAGACGCGTGTGGCAAGGTACCGCGGCGGGCGATTTGCGCAATGCCGATTCATTTGCGACGACACAATCCCTCGTGCCGATTTTGGTCGGCAAGATCGGCATGTCGGCAAACAACGAACGATTTGACCTGCAGTAAGCTCTGCCCCGATCCTCCCAGTGCAAGCCGCGACGATTAGGAAGAGTGCGGTACGGTCCTAACGGCGCGCAATCGCCCGAGCCGTTTGGGGGAGCGCTTCGCTTTCAGAGTCGCGTGATGCGGTCCGGCTGGCACCCAAGCAAGCGATGGC
Proteins encoded in this window:
- a CDS encoding DUF4136 domain-containing protein, with protein sequence TARSYQPLAAGTSISVQSANDTDQSERLKASIEASLRDRGYKVSDDSPLVLEFYGSEVLGNQVTEKPTGALALQNVTPETDRSNAGGLLDSINSSLFGGKGEGVSNQPDTQPPVRQVHLSMTLSDRKAARRVWQGTAAGDLRNADSFATTQSLVPILVGKIGMSANNERFDLQ